Sequence from the Cucumis sativus cultivar 9930 chromosome 1, Cucumber_9930_V3, whole genome shotgun sequence genome:
TTGCTCAGATGTAAGTTCCGGAGGGATGCGACCATTTCGTTGATGGAAGTGGAGCCAAGTGACCGGCCAAGCGAACGAGTCATGGGGGATAACGGGGGTGAGTCCACCGGAGTCGCTGTCGGTGAGACAGACACAGGAGAGGACAGAAACGGCAGCGTTTTAGAACAGGATCCATCCACAGACTGCCGAAGAGGAGATTCATCATACGAGTCAGGCGAATTCGCGCTTCTCGGACTCTGCTGAGGCAAAACCCTAAGTTGTTCAGGAGTATGAGCGAAGAAACAGACTCTCCTTCTACAGTTGGTTCCATCTTTACACGGCTGAGTCCTGTAACGAGCAGGATGAAGCCAACACTCAAAAACACCATGCGCAAACTCGCATGAATCCCCTTTCTTACAGCTACCTTTACGAAAATCGGGACACGCCGTACCAGAGTAATGATACTTCCTCGGATCCCTCCGGCGAGCCTTCTCGCCGGGATGAGCGTACGGACACTCCGTCCAATCATGAGAACGTCCACGAGTACACTTCCTCACCTTGAACTCAAAAATCCGAAAATGATCACACGAATAAGCATTCAACGGAACGTCCGCTTCCCGTCCAGACAACTCCGAATCAGACTCAATCTCCGACTCATTCGTATACCGCTGAAGTGCCGCTAAAGCTTCCTGAAGATAATAAGGAGAATAATCACCGCCATTGGCATTGCCATCAGAACTAACCGAGATTCCACTCAAAGGATAAGGAAACCGCGTCTCGGTTGCCGTAGGTTCCTCCGGTATAGTCAA
This genomic interval carries:
- the LOC101204432 gene encoding zinc finger CCCH domain-containing protein 20, with translation MLISERHRPGPVVHITPLTIPEEPTATETRFPYPLSGISVSSDGNANGGDYSPYYLQEALAALQRYTNESEIESDSELSGREADVPLNAYSCDHFRIFEFKVRKCTRGRSHDWTECPYAHPGEKARRRDPRKYHYSGTACPDFRKGSCKKGDSCEFAHGVFECWLHPARYRTQPCKDGTNCRRRVCFFAHTPEQLRVLPQQSPRSANSPDSYDESPLRQSVDGSCSKTLPFLSSPVSVSPTATPVDSPPLSPMTRSLGRSLGSTSINEMVASLRNLHLSKVKSLPSSWNVQIGSPGYPSRVCHGFCSLPTTPTRAPTGHGVGLLDFTEHGFEEEPVMERVESGRELRAKMLEKLSKENSLDWAESNPSTCTPDVEWVSELVK